The Lonsdalea populi genome window below encodes:
- a CDS encoding oxidative stress defense protein, with the protein MKLKTLTLAAVISMGALSATANELPNGPHIVTSGSASVEATPDIARLAIEVSVSSKDAADAKKQADARVAQYFDFLARQGIDKKDINAANIRTQPEYDYLKTGGSVLKGYRAVRQVEVTVRQLDKLNELLDGALKSGLNEIRTVDLSVSNPDTYREQARQKAIEQASSQAQALASGFKATLGPIYSIRYHVANYQPVPVARMLKASDAAVQTMASQTYEQQTIHFDDQVDAVFELQRQP; encoded by the coding sequence GTGAAACTCAAGACATTGACGCTGGCTGCGGTTATCAGCATGGGAGCGCTATCCGCCACGGCCAACGAATTGCCCAATGGTCCGCATATCGTCACTTCCGGGTCCGCGAGCGTGGAGGCGACGCCGGATATCGCCCGCCTGGCCATTGAAGTCAGCGTATCGTCCAAGGATGCCGCTGACGCCAAAAAACAGGCGGACGCCCGCGTCGCGCAATATTTCGATTTTCTCGCCCGGCAGGGCATCGATAAAAAGGACATCAACGCGGCCAATATCCGCACTCAGCCCGAATACGACTACCTGAAAACCGGCGGCTCCGTGCTGAAAGGCTACCGCGCCGTTCGGCAGGTGGAAGTGACCGTACGCCAGTTGGACAAGCTGAACGAGCTGCTGGACGGCGCGCTGAAGTCCGGCCTGAATGAAATCCGCACGGTCGATCTCAGCGTTTCGAATCCGGATACCTACCGGGAGCAGGCGCGACAGAAAGCGATCGAACAGGCGAGCAGTCAGGCGCAGGCGCTGGCCAGCGGCTTCAAAGCGACGCTGGGACCGATTTACAGCATTCGCTATCACGTCGCCAATTACCAGCCGGTGCCGGTGGCACGAATGTTGAAGGCGTCGGATGCTGCCGTACAGACGATGGCGTCCCAGACTTACGAACAGCAGACGATCCATTTCGACGATCAGGTTGATGCGGTGTTTGAATTACAGCGCCAGCCTTAA
- a CDS encoding LysR family transcriptional regulator ArgP, which translates to MKRPDYRTLQALDAVIRERGFERAAQKLCITQSAVSQRIKQLENLFGQPLLVRTIPPRPTEQGQKLLALLHQVELLEEEWLGDENSSEAPLLLSLAVNADSLATWLLPALQSVLADSPIRLNLQVEDETRTQERLRRGEVVGAVSIQPQPLPSCLVDALGALDYLFVASPEFAKRYFPNGVTRSALLRAPAVAFDHLDDMHQAFLQQNFDLSPGSVPCHIVNSSEAFVQLARQGTTCCMIPHLQIERELAQGELIDLTPGLLQRRMLYWHRFAPESRMMRKVTDALLEHGRRVLRQP; encoded by the coding sequence ATGAAACGCCCGGACTATCGCACGCTTCAGGCTCTTGACGCCGTGATCCGCGAGCGTGGCTTTGAACGCGCCGCTCAGAAACTCTGCATTACTCAATCCGCCGTGTCGCAGCGCATCAAGCAGCTTGAGAATCTCTTTGGTCAGCCGCTGTTGGTCAGAACGATCCCTCCCCGCCCGACCGAACAGGGACAAAAGTTGTTGGCGTTGCTGCATCAGGTCGAACTGCTGGAAGAAGAATGGCTCGGCGATGAAAACAGCAGTGAGGCCCCTCTCCTGCTATCACTGGCGGTCAACGCCGATAGTCTGGCGACCTGGCTGCTGCCGGCATTGCAGTCGGTACTGGCGGACTCGCCGATTCGTCTGAATCTACAGGTTGAGGACGAGACGCGAACGCAGGAACGTTTGCGACGCGGCGAGGTGGTCGGCGCCGTCAGTATACAACCGCAGCCGCTGCCCAGCTGTCTGGTCGATGCGCTTGGCGCATTGGACTACCTGTTCGTCGCCTCTCCGGAATTCGCGAAACGCTATTTCCCTAACGGCGTCACCCGCTCCGCCTTGCTGCGCGCGCCGGCGGTTGCTTTCGATCATCTGGATGATATGCATCAGGCATTTTTACAGCAGAATTTCGACCTTTCCCCCGGCAGCGTTCCCTGCCATATCGTGAACTCGTCAGAAGCCTTTGTGCAGTTGGCCCGTCAGGGCACCACCTGCTGCATGATCCCCCACCTACAGATCGAACGAGAGCTGGCTCAAGGCGAATTGATCGATCTCACGCCGGGCCTGCTGCAGCGGCGGATGCTGTACTGGCATCGCTTCGCTCCGGAAAGCCGAATGATGCGAAAAGTGACGGATGCGCTGTTGGAGCACGGGCGTCGGGTGCTGCGTCAGCCTTGA
- the rpiA gene encoding ribose-5-phosphate isomerase RpiA has product MTQDELKKTVGWAALDYVRPGTIVGVGTGSTAAHFIDALGTLKDQIEGAVSSSDASTAKLKSLGIPVFDCNEVDVLDVYVDGADEINGHMQMIKGGGAALTREKIVAAIARQFVCIVDATKQVDILGRFPLPVEVIPMARSYVARELVKLGGQPEYRQGVVTDNGNVILDVHNLDISDAMAMENRINGIAGVVTVGLFANRGADVALVGTPEGVKTVRRS; this is encoded by the coding sequence ATGACACAGGATGAACTGAAAAAAACCGTCGGCTGGGCCGCGCTGGATTATGTACGCCCCGGAACTATCGTCGGCGTTGGCACAGGCTCGACGGCGGCGCATTTTATTGATGCGTTGGGCACCCTCAAAGATCAGATCGAAGGCGCCGTTTCCAGTTCGGACGCCTCCACCGCCAAACTGAAAAGCCTCGGTATTCCGGTGTTTGATTGCAATGAAGTGGATGTGCTGGACGTTTACGTGGATGGTGCGGACGAAATCAACGGCCATATGCAGATGATCAAGGGCGGAGGCGCGGCGCTGACGCGTGAAAAAATAGTCGCGGCCATCGCCCGGCAGTTCGTCTGTATCGTCGACGCCACCAAACAGGTGGATATTCTGGGGCGTTTCCCGCTGCCGGTTGAAGTGATCCCCATGGCGCGATCTTATGTTGCCCGGGAGTTGGTTAAATTGGGTGGTCAGCCGGAATATCGTCAGGGGGTCGTGACCGACAACGGTAATGTCATTCTGGATGTGCATAACCTGGATATTTCCGACGCAATGGCGATGGAGAACCGAATCAACGGCATTGCCGGGGTGGTGACGGTCGGTCTGTTTGCCAACCGTGGCGCGGATGTCGCGCTGGTGGGAACGCCGGAGGGCGTGAAAACGGTCAGACGTAGCTAG